The following is a genomic window from Caldicellulosiruptor danielii.
AATTTATATATTCGGAAAACCTTTAAACAAAGCATTAAAAAAATTAAAATCCCAGATTGGAATTGTTCCGCAGGAAATTGCTCTCTACAACAACTTAACTGTGTATGAGAATTTGAGCTTTTTTGGTTCGCTCTATAACCTTTATGGAAAGCTTTTGAAAGAGAGAATAGAGTTTGCCTTGGAGTTTGTCCAGATGCAGGACTTTATCAAAAAACAGGTAAAAACCCTTTCTGGCGGAATGAAAAGAAGAGTAAACATTGCAGCAGCTCTTATCAACAACCCCAAACTTCTTATAATGGATGAGCCTACTGTTGGAATTGACATATACTCAAGAAAGCTAATTTTGGACTCTGTTCAGAAACTCTCTGAAAGCGGCATTACAATAATTTACACAACCTATTACATCGAAGAAGTTGACAGAATCTGTTCATCTGTTGCGTTCATAAATAAAGGAACAATCATCGAATATGGCTCAAAAGAATTTTTATTAAAAAAACTCTCAGATACAAATATTATTAGGATAAAATTTAGCAAGACTTTAGATGAGGTTTTGATAAAAATCAAAAACTTAGATGGAGTTGAAAGTGTAGCTGTTGCCGGAAATGAGCTTACAGTTTCTGTTGAAAAGTCAAAAAATCTTATAAAAGAGATTGTCGAAATTTTGTCTCAGGATGGATGTGAAATACTTTCCATATCTTATGAAAAGCCCACAATGGAAGAGCTCTATTTTGCAGTGATGGGCTATACCATAAATGAAAAAGGAGAGATTGTCCATGAGAGCAGCAGTTAAAGCCTTTTTATATACTTTAAAAGAAAATGCCATAAGTATTCCTCTTCTTTCTATAATGCTAATTTTCCCAATCATCATGATTTTCATCCTTGGAAATGCACTATCTGGATATTTTAAGCAAGCCAACATTCCAAAAATGAATATAATCATTATTGAAGAAAATTTAAAACCAAGCATTTATGATACCGTTTTGAAATATGATAAAACTTTTTTAAAATTATTCAATGCAGAAATTTTATCTTCCAAGTCAGCTGCACTGAAAAAGCTTTCAGCCTCTAATAAATACATTGCTGTTGTGACTTTCAAAGAGTATCAAAGGAATAACCATTCAAATTATAGCTCTTTTGGAAATTTTGACATAGAAATTACCTCAAAAGAAGGTTCACAGGAAGCTGGATTTTTGAAAGTGTATTTTAACATATATTCAAACTACTATAAATTCGCAAGAAGTATTTACTCACCTTCTGACATACCAAAATCGATAGACTTTGAATCTGCATTTTCGGGCCACTTCCCAAGAGCTCTTGATTATTATGCTGTTGCAATGGTTGTTATGATGGCACTGTATGGAAGCTTTGGCGGCATTGCTGTCATTGAAGAAGAAAGAAAGCAGAACACTTTAATCAGACTTTTTGCATCACCAAGAAATCCGCAAATCATATTTGTTTCAAAAGCATTTGCCCAGATGGTATTTTTGTATATTCAGCTTTGCCTAATAGTTCTTTTTTCAAAATATATTTATCGTGCTAACTGGAGTGAAAATCTTTGGCTTATATTTTTGCTTCTCTTTATCTACAGCATATTTGCCATACTATTGGGAATTATTATTGCTCTTTTCTCTAAAAACTATATACTTTCAAATGTTATAGTTAGCTCATTTGCTGTAATATCTACCTTTCTGGCAGGAGGATATGTAAGAATTGATATCAGTACAAAATTTTTAAGTTCTGTAAGAGACATTCTGCCAAACTATGCTGTACAGTCTGCATTTTTTACCATAATCTATAACCCAAGTGAAATAGCATATGTCAAAAATATTTTTGTATATCTTACTCTTCTTTGTTTAATTATTGCTTCTATTTGCATACTTTTAATGAGGAAGGTGAAACTATGGCAGTTTTCAAGATAAACATAAAACGTCTTTTGAAAGACAAATTTAATCTATTTTTGATGATTATACTTCCTTCAATTGCAGTTGCTCTTTCAACCTTTCTTACATTAACCGTTGAATCTTCTTATAAAATTGGAATTATTACAGACAAAGAAAAAAGCAAGGTTGTAAAACTAATTGAAAAAGAGCTCAAAAAATGTTTTGATGTTAAAACCTTTGACCCTACCAAATCAATTGTAAGCCAGATGGTTCAAAGCGGTATTGACTGCGTTGTTGTTTTAAATAACAAGTCAGTTGATGATATTGTTAATGAAAAACAGAAAAATATAAAAATATACACATTTGGAAAGTCTGAGACGCATATTATTTTGAAGGAATATCTAAACAGTGTGTTTAAAATACTTGCTGCTCAAAAGCGCATAAACAGCTCTAAATTTATAGAGTCTTCAAAGTATATTTTTGAGCATTCTCCAATTGTATTAAATAAAATTTTTCAGCACCAGTCAAATTCTATTTCAATTGCTTTTGCCTCAGGATTTTTTGTAATGTCTCTGTTTTGGCTTGCACTTAATGGTTCTAATATAATATTAAAAGATTATCAAGAAAGAGTTATTCTGCGAATTTTATGCTCACCAATTTCAAAGCAAAGCTATATTCTGCAGTCTATCTTGAGCATATTTTCCATTACATTTTTACAGCTAATCTTTTTTGTACTGCTATGTTCGTATGCATTTAGACTTACTTTTGGAACTAACATACTTATTGTTATTTCAGTTCTTTCCATTTGTAGCTTTATGTTTGTTGCTTTTGCTGTAATGTTTATAAGCATAGTTAATGACATGAGAAAACTTGCAAGTTTGAATTCAATGGTGGTAACAATAATGTGCATGCTTGGTGGATGCTACTGGCCGCTCAGCATTATGCCAAAGTTTCTTCAAAAGACTGCATTGTTTTTCCCAACAACATACGCAGTAAATCTAACAAAGAGTATGCTCACTGGCAAATCCATAGAAAGTATGACGGTTGACATTGCAGTTGTGATGGCATTTTGTCTGTTTTTTATGCTTGTGGGTATAAAGCAGCTTTCTAAAAATGTAATGTCAAAATTATGATAAAATAAATTTTAGCAATAACAACTTTTTCGGGGAAAAGAAAATGCTTTCATTCATTATAAGCGTCTATACTCTTTGGAGTTTATATGAGAATGGCAAGATTTCCAAAATAGCCATTTTGTTTTTACTTCTATTTTTGTCATTAGAATTCTTAAAAACTGAATATCTAAAATCCATATACCATACAGCAGCGGCAGTCTTTGCAGAGCTGATTATAATATTCTTTGCTATTTTTCTTTGTAGATGGGAATTTTTCTTTTTAATACCAACTACTGTGTGCACATTTTTACAGCATAAAAACAAGTTATCAATTTACTCAATTGCCTCTATACTCTTTATCAGCCTTTTTCTTATCCCTCCAAAGATGGTAAGGGAATATGTCTTTGTCTGCGTTTTTGTTTTCTCTTTAAAATTAGCCATACAGATGCTGCAGGATAGTAAGAACGAATACTTAGAAAAAATTGACCATTTAAGACTTTTAAATTTGCAGCTGAGCAAGCTAAAAACACAGCTTTTAGAGTCACAGCAGACAATAGAACGTCTTGCTGCACAAAACCAGCAGATGAAAATAGCAACTTCTTTGCACGACACAGTTGGTCACAACTTGGCAGCACTGAATATCCAGCTCAATGCCATAAAGAGCTTGCTGGAGAAAAAAGGAGTACTTAAAGATGCGCAAATAAGCCAAATCATATCTTCATGTTTGCAGCAGACTCAAATATCTTACGAAAGTTTGAGAAAATTTGTCTATTCAATGAAAAACTCTTTTGAAACCAAAGAAAAGTACTTATCTCAATTGATAGAAAATTTTAACTTCTGCAACATAACATTAAACCGCATTGGAGACATCGAAAACATTCCATCACACGTATTTGAAAATCTAATGGCAATCCTCAAAGAAGCTCTCTTAAATGTTGCAAAACACTCAGATGCTACACAAGTAGCTGTATCTTTGGAATCAAAACCAACATATGTGCGTCTTGCTGTGCATGACAACGGCAAGAAAAAAGGAGAAATAAAAGAGGGCGTTGGGCTCATGAGCATAAAACTTCGAGCAAAGTCTATGGGATCAACAGTCAACATTGACAACCATGCTGGATTTTCAATAGTGGTATTTGTCCCATTAAAAAGCAGGAGGGAAGATTACTTTGAAAAAACCCAAGGTCTTAATTGTTGATGATAACCTTGCCGTTTTGGACGGTCTTAAAATCATCCTTGAGCTTGAAAATTTTGAGGTTATAAGCCTTTGCACTAATGCAAAAGAGGCAATAGAGTTTCTCGAAAAGAAGCATGCTGACGTTGTTCTTATGGATATTAGAATGCCTGTTATGGATGGTATTGAGGGAACTTTTAATATAAAAACCAAATTTCCAAATGTCAAAGTGATAATATTAACAACATTTTGTGAAGAGGATTACATAGAAAAGAGCCTGAGCTTTGGCGCAGATGGGTACATCCTTAAAAGCTCTGATGCAAAGCATATTGTGAATTCTATTTTGTCTGTCCTTGACGGTAAGGTTGTTATGGACAAAGAAATTGCTCTATACATTTCAGATGTATTGAAAAGGACCAGTAAGCAGCTGCTTGAAAAAACACAAAACCTTTCTGAAAGAGAGTTTGAAATTGCAAAGCTCATATCACAAGGATACTCAAATAAGGAAATTGCAAGGATGCTTTTCATCTCTGAAGGTACAGTGAGAAACTACATAACATCCATTCTTCAAAAGTTAAATCTTAAAAATAGAACCCAAATTGCAGTATACTATCTTACCAAATTTTCTTAATCTTACTTTTTGTGTTTGCCGGAGTAAAGATGTTATCCAAAAATGTACCTTCGAAGGTGTTAATTAAAGTTTTTTCTTGTGATAATATTTTAATTCATTAATGCAAAATATCGTAAATTAGTCTGCCAACAAATTTTCCAATTATAAAGGCTAAAAGAGATAATAATCCAAAACCAATAAAAATCAACGATACTTTTATTATAGGTGGGAATTTCTCCAATTTTGCAATCATCTGTTTTAGCATTTACCAAACCTCCAGTTCTATATCGGAGATGATTAATGGCATTTTTTTTAATAATTATATCACAGCAATTTTTTTGCAAAATGTAAAATTAATAAAAATATTAATTGCAAATCAAAGTGGGCAGAAAGAGAAATAAAAGTATGATTTAGGTTATTGCATATGCCTTTGTTAAAGGTAAAAACTGAGCTAAAAGTTCAAATACAGTTTGGTTTTACTTTTGCGCCTATCAAAAGCGATGTTACAAACTCGCCTGCTGTGATGTA
Proteins encoded in this region:
- a CDS encoding response regulator transcription factor, producing MKKPKVLIVDDNLAVLDGLKIILELENFEVISLCTNAKEAIEFLEKKHADVVLMDIRMPVMDGIEGTFNIKTKFPNVKVIILTTFCEEDYIEKSLSFGADGYILKSSDAKHIVNSILSVLDGKVVMDKEIALYISDVLKRTSKQLLEKTQNLSEREFEIAKLISQGYSNKEIARMLFISEGTVRNYITSILQKLNLKNRTQIAVYYLTKFS
- a CDS encoding ABC transporter ATP-binding protein; this encodes MIALEVKNLVKRYANVLALDNLSLTVKEGEVFGLLGPNGAGKTTFINCILGLTNIDRGEIYIFGKPLNKALKKLKSQIGIVPQEIALYNNLTVYENLSFFGSLYNLYGKLLKERIEFALEFVQMQDFIKKQVKTLSGGMKRRVNIAAALINNPKLLIMDEPTVGIDIYSRKLILDSVQKLSESGITIIYTTYYIEEVDRICSSVAFINKGTIIEYGSKEFLLKKLSDTNIIRIKFSKTLDEVLIKIKNLDGVESVAVAGNELTVSVEKSKNLIKEIVEILSQDGCEILSISYEKPTMEELYFAVMGYTINEKGEIVHESSS
- a CDS encoding ABC transporter permease is translated as MAVFKINIKRLLKDKFNLFLMIILPSIAVALSTFLTLTVESSYKIGIITDKEKSKVVKLIEKELKKCFDVKTFDPTKSIVSQMVQSGIDCVVVLNNKSVDDIVNEKQKNIKIYTFGKSETHIILKEYLNSVFKILAAQKRINSSKFIESSKYIFEHSPIVLNKIFQHQSNSISIAFASGFFVMSLFWLALNGSNIILKDYQERVILRILCSPISKQSYILQSILSIFSITFLQLIFFVLLCSYAFRLTFGTNILIVISVLSICSFMFVAFAVMFISIVNDMRKLASLNSMVVTIMCMLGGCYWPLSIMPKFLQKTALFFPTTYAVNLTKSMLTGKSIESMTVDIAVVMAFCLFFMLVGIKQLSKNVMSKL
- a CDS encoding sensor histidine kinase; its protein translation is MLSFIISVYTLWSLYENGKISKIAILFLLLFLSLEFLKTEYLKSIYHTAAAVFAELIIIFFAIFLCRWEFFFLIPTTVCTFLQHKNKLSIYSIASILFISLFLIPPKMVREYVFVCVFVFSLKLAIQMLQDSKNEYLEKIDHLRLLNLQLSKLKTQLLESQQTIERLAAQNQQMKIATSLHDTVGHNLAALNIQLNAIKSLLEKKGVLKDAQISQIISSCLQQTQISYESLRKFVYSMKNSFETKEKYLSQLIENFNFCNITLNRIGDIENIPSHVFENLMAILKEALLNVAKHSDATQVAVSLESKPTYVRLAVHDNGKKKGEIKEGVGLMSIKLRAKSMGSTVNIDNHAGFSIVVFVPLKSRREDYFEKTQGLNC
- a CDS encoding ABC transporter permease, translating into MRAAVKAFLYTLKENAISIPLLSIMLIFPIIMIFILGNALSGYFKQANIPKMNIIIIEENLKPSIYDTVLKYDKTFLKLFNAEILSSKSAALKKLSASNKYIAVVTFKEYQRNNHSNYSSFGNFDIEITSKEGSQEAGFLKVYFNIYSNYYKFARSIYSPSDIPKSIDFESAFSGHFPRALDYYAVAMVVMMALYGSFGGIAVIEEERKQNTLIRLFASPRNPQIIFVSKAFAQMVFLYIQLCLIVLFSKYIYRANWSENLWLIFLLLFIYSIFAILLGIIIALFSKNYILSNVIVSSFAVISTFLAGGYVRIDISTKFLSSVRDILPNYAVQSAFFTIIYNPSEIAYVKNIFVYLTLLCLIIASICILLMRKVKLWQFSR